In Capsicum annuum cultivar UCD-10X-F1 chromosome 11, UCD10Xv1.1, whole genome shotgun sequence, one genomic interval encodes:
- the LOC107847959 gene encoding protein NSP-INTERACTING KINASE 2 encodes METRRIMNGVFGFVLLLLLSFLVCSTALLTPGGVNYEVLALMEIKNSLHDPHGVLNWDESSVDPCSWNMITCSSDKYVTALGSPSQSLSGKISPYIHNLTHLEQLLLQSNNITGPIPTELGMLQKLKTIDLSDNHLTGNIPPSLVQLKNLEFLKLNNNSLSGAVPLELSNMTQLTNLDLSFNNLSGPVPRLMAKTFNLLGNPIICATGKEPECNGTTTSMPLPFTLNNSQNAQPFGRSKTHKIALAFGTSLGCICLLIVGFGFFLWWRQKHNKQIFFDINEQHHEQVCLGNLRRFQFRELQAATNNFSNKNILGKGGFGNVYKGCLSDGTIVAVKRLKDGNAIGGDKQFQTEVEMISLAVHRNLLRLYGFSMTPTERLLVYPYMSNGSVASRLKAKPPLDWSTRKSIALGAARGLLYLHEQCDPKIIHRDVKAANILLDDDCEAVVGDFGLAKLLDHRDSHVTTAVRGTVGHIAPEYLSTGQSSDKTDVFGFGILLLELISGQRALEFGKAANQKGAMLDWVKKIHQEKKLDMLVSKDLKDKYDRIELEEMVQVALICTQYHPSHRPKMSEVVRMLEGDGLAEKWEASQRAESTRCRANEFSSSERYSDLTDDSSLLVQAMELSGPR; translated from the exons TGCTAGCTTTAATGGAGATTAAGAACTCATTACATGATCCACATGGTGTTTTGAATTGGGATGAAAGTTCTGTTGATCCATGTAGCTGGAATATGATCACTTGTTCAAGTGATAAATATGTCACTGCCTT GGGTAGTCCAAGCCAAAGTTTGTCTGGGAAAATATCACCATACATCCACAACTTGACTCATTTGGAGCAACT GCTTCTACAGAGCAATAATATAACAGGACCAATTCCAACTGAACTTGGAATGCTTCAGAAACTTAAAACAATTGATCTCTCTGATAATCATCTCACCGGGAACATCCCTCCGTCTTTAGTTCAATTGAAAAACCTCGAATTCTT GAAACTAAACAACAACAGTCTTAGTGGAGCTGTTCCTTTGGAATTGTCTAATATGACTCAACTAACTAATTT AGACTTGTCTTTTAACAATCTGAGTGGTCCTGTGCCGAGGCTTATGGCTAAAACATTCAA CCTTTTGGGAAATCCTATTATATGTGCAACTGGGAAAGAACCAGAATGCAACGGGACAACAACATCTATGCCTCTGCCCTTCACTTTGAACAACTCACAAA ATGCTCAGCCTTTTGGAAGATCTAAAACTCACAAAATTGCCTTAGCCTTTGGTACAAGTCTTGGATGTATCTGCCTACTAATTGTTGGCTTTGGCTTCTTTCTGTGGTGGAGACAGAAGCACAACAAGCAAATTTTCTTTGACATCAACg AACAACATCACGAACAAGTGTGCTTGGGAAACTTGAGGAGGTTCCAATTTAGGGAACTTCAAGCTGCCACAAACAACTTCAGCAACAAGAACATACTGGGAAAAGGGGGTTTTGGGAACGTCTACAAAGGTTGTCTTAGTGACGGCACAATTGTTGCAGTGAAAAGGCTTAAAGATGGGAATGCAATCGGAGGAGACAAGCAATTCCAAACAGAAGTTGAAATGATCAGCTTGGCCGTTCATCGCAATCTCCTCCGCCTGTATGGGTTCTCCATGACACCAACTGAAAGGCTTCTGGTTTACCCTTACATGTCTAATGGGAGCGTTGCTTCTCGTCTCAAAG CCAAGCCACCATTGGATTGGAGTACAAGAAAAAGTATTGCATTAGGAGCTGCAAGAGGTTTACTATATCTACATGAGCAGTGTGATCCCAAGATTATCCACAGGGATGTGAAGGCTGCTAACATATTGCTCGACGATGACTGTGAGGCTGTTGTGGGAGATTTTGGATTGGCAAAGCTTTTGGATCATCGCGATTCACATGTCACAACTGCAGTTAGGGGAACTGTAGGACATATAGCTCCTGAGTATCTCTCTACAGGACAGTCCTCTGATAAAACAGATGTTTTCGGGTTTGGCATTCTCCTGCTAGAGTTGATATCTGGCCAAAGAGCTCTTGAATTTGGAAAAGCAGCAAATCAGAAAGGCGCTATGCTTGATTGG GTAAAGAAGATTCACCAGGAGAAAAAGCTTGACATGCTGGTGAGCAAAGACTTAAAGGACAAATATGATCGGATCGAGCTCGAGGAAATGGTACAAGTAGCTCTGATATGCACTCAGTATCACCCTAGTCATAGACCAAAGATGTCGGAAGTGGTAAGAATGCTCGAAGGAGACGGACTCGCAGAGAAATGGGAAGCTTCTCAAAGAGCGGAATCTACCCGATGCAGAGCCAATGAATTCTCCTCTTCGGAAAGATATTCTGATCTTACTGATGATTCTTCATTGCTTGTCCAAGCAATGGAACTATCAGGGCCAAGGTGA